One window of the Triticum dicoccoides isolate Atlit2015 ecotype Zavitan chromosome 3B, WEW_v2.0, whole genome shotgun sequence genome contains the following:
- the LOC119282528 gene encoding epidermis-specific secreted glycoprotein EP1-like — translation MMMHRATIIAMICCLVAGGGARAQPFDYPAARLATTWANTDAALPHHVVYTDGSVARAALLRLNPAGLGPSYAFGFFCAANSPRGDGTAAPCTEFLLGVAVVYCNSGAGMTFVTAGVPQVVWSANRGSPVREGATTELTPEGDLVLRSGPGGAVLWSTGTKGRSVAGARIGSDGNLVLFDGRNATVWQSFDHPTNALLVGQSLKHGARLTANVSAADWRDSRLYLAVDDDGLNAYVNAAPPQRYYHLRLSETSPGAYATYTNGSLTVSARPGAPPLAAIELPTFGAGTVQYMRLEHDGHLRIYEWRSGWAPVYDVLRLFPDGGCAFPTACGAYGVCTDDTQCSCPDAANFRPVDFRTPNRGCVPTPPPPTSCRPSRRPRTQHRLVSLPGTTYFNDHTTSMRAVERVSEEACKKACLDDCACAAAQFYYGPDAGDGSCYLQSEVFSMQTVQPEVVHYNSTMHIKVQAKPARN, via the coding sequence ATGATGATGCACCGTGCTACGATCATCGCGATGATCTGCTGCCTCgtggccggcggcggggcgcgcgcgCAGCCGTTCGACTACCCGGCGGCGAGGCTCGCCACGACCTGGGCCAACACGGACGCCGCCCTGCCGCACCACGTCGTCTACACCGACGGCTCCGTGGCGCGCGCAGCCCTGCTGCGGCTCAACCCGGCGGGCCTCGGCCCCTCCTACGCCTTCGGCTTCTTCTGCGCCGCCAACAGCCCCCGCGGCGACGGCACCGCGGCCCCGTGCACGGAGTTCCTGCTCGGCGTCGCCGTCGTCTACTGCAACAGCGGCGCGGGCATGACGTTCGTCACGGCCGGCGTCCCGCAGGTCGTCTGGTCGGCCAACCGCGGCAGCCCCGTCAGGGAGGGCGCCACCACGGAGCTCACGCCGGAGGGCGACCTGGTTCTGAGGTCGGGCCCCGGCGGAGCGGTCTTGTGGTCCACTGGCACCAAGGGCCGCTCCGTCGCCGGGGCGCGCATCGGCAGCGACGGCAACCTGGTGCTGTTCGATGGGCGCAACGCCACGGTGTGGCAGTCGTTCGACCACCCCACGAATGCGCTCCTCGTCGGGCAGTCGCTGAAGCACGGCGCTCGGCTCACCGCCAACGTGTCGGCCGCGGACTGGCGCGATAGCAGGCTCTACCTCGCCGTCGACGACGATGGACTGAACGCCTACGTCAACGCCGCGCCGCCGCAGCGCTACTACCACCTCCGCCTCAGCGAGACCTCACCCGGCGCCTACGCAACGTACACCAATGGCAGCCTCACGGTGTCCGCCCGGCCCGGAGCGCCGCCACTGGCAGCCATCGAGCTGCCCACCTTCGGCGCCGGCACGGTGCAGTACATGCGGCTGGAGCACGACGGCCACCTCCGGATCTACGAGTGGCGCTCGGGCTGGGCGCCGGTGTACGACGTGCTGCGCCTCTTCCCGGACGGCGGCTGCGCATTTCCGACAGCGTGCGGCGCGTACGGCGTGTGCACGGACGACACGCAGTGCAGCTGCCCCGACGCGGCCAACTTCCGGCCGGTGGACTTCCGGACGCCCAACCGCGGCTGcgtcccgacgccgccgcctccaACGTCGTGCCGCCCGTCGCGGCGGCCACGCACGCAGCACCGGCTGGTGTCGCTGCCGGGCACAACCTACTTCAACGACCACACCACGAGCATGCGGGCCGTGGAGCGAGTGAGCGAGGAGGCGTGCAAGAAGGCGTGCCTGGACGACTGCGCATGCGCGGCGGCGCAGTTCTACTACGGCCCCGACGCCGGCGACGGGTCATGCTACCTGCAGTCGGAGGTGTTCTCGATGCAGACGGTGCAGCCGGAGGTGGTGCACTACAACTCCACCATGCATATCAAGGTGCAGGCCAAGCCTGCTAGGAACTGA
- the LOC119282529 gene encoding epidermis-specific secreted glycoprotein EP1-like has protein sequence MMHRATIIALICCLVAGGRARAQPFDYPAARLSTTWANTDAALPHHVVYTDGSVARAALLRLNPAGLGPSYAFGFFCTASQPRGNGPAAPCTEFLLGVAVVYCNSGAGMTFVTAGVPQVVWSAKRGSPVREGATTELTPEGDLVLRSGPGGAVLWSTGTKGRSVAGARIGSDGNLVLFDGRNATVWQSFDHPTNALLVGQSLKHGARLTANASTADWRDGRLYLAVDDDGLNAYVNATPPQRYYHLSLSETAPGAYATYTNGSLTVSARPGAPPLAAIQLPTVGAGTVQYMRLEHDGHLRIYEWRSGWAPVYDVLKSATT, from the coding sequence ATGATGCACCGTGCTACGATCATCGCGCTGATCTGCTGCCTCGTGGCCGGCGGCAGGGCGCGCGCACAGCCGTTCGACTACCCGGCGGCGAGGCTCTCCACGACCTGGGCCAACACGGACGCCGCCCTGCCGCACCACGTCGTCTACACCGACGGCTCCGTGGCGCGGGCCGCCCTGCTGCGGCTCAACCCGGCGGGCCTCGGCCCCTCCTACGCCTTCGGCTTCTTCTGCACCGCCAGTCAACCGCGCGGCAACGGCCCCGCGGCCCCGTGCACGGAGTTCCTGCTCGGCGTCGCCGTCGTCTACTGCAACAGCGGCGCGGGCATGACGTTCGTCACGGCCGGCGTCCCGCAGGTCGTCTGGTCGGCCAAACGCGGCAGCCCCGTCAGGGAGGGCGCCACCACGGAGCTCACGCCGGAGGGCGACCTGGTTCTCAGGTCGGGCCCCGGCGGAGCGGTCTTGTGGTCCACCGGCACCAAGGGCCGGTCCGTCGCTGGGGCGCGCATCGGCAGCGACGGCAACCTGGTGCTATTCGACGGGCGCAACGCCACGGTGTGGCAGTCATTCGACCACCCCACGAACGCGCTCCTCGTCGGGCAGTCGCTGAAGCACGGGGCGCGGCTCACCGCCAACGCGTCGACCGCGGACTGGCGCGACGGCAGGCTCTACCTCGCCGTCGACGACGATGGACTGAACGCCTACGTCAACGCCACGCCGCCGCAGCGCTACTACCACCTCAGCCTCAGCGAGACCGCACCCGGCGCCTACGCGACGTACACCAACGGCAGCCTCACGGTGTCCGCCCGGCCCGGTGCGCCGCCGCTGGCCGCCATCCAGCTGCCCACCGTGGGCGCCGGCACGGTGCAGTACATGCGGCTGGAGCACGACGGCCACCTCCGGATCTACGAGTGGCGCTCGGGCTGGGCGCCGGTGTACGACGTGCTCAAGTCTGCTACGACCTGA